The proteins below are encoded in one region of Vespa velutina chromosome 11, iVesVel2.1, whole genome shotgun sequence:
- the LOC124953145 gene encoding V-type proton ATPase subunit G, whose product MASQTQGIQQLLAAEKRAAEKVAEARKRKARRLKQAKEEAQDEIEKYRQEREKQFRRFEAKHMGSKEDVAARIEADTKVKIEEMNQAISVHKDTVMYKILELVYDIKPQLHMNYRNEM is encoded by the exons ATGGCTAGTCAGACGCAAGGTATTCAACAACTTTTAGCAGCCGAAAAACGTGCTGCTGAAAAAGTTGCCGAAGCTAGAAAGC gtaAAGCTCGTAGATTAAAGCAAGCCAAAGAAGAAGCTCaagatgaaattgaaaaatatagacaggaacgagaaaaacaatttcgtCGATTTGAAGCAAag CATATGGGTTCGAAGGAAGATGTAGCTGCACGTATTGAAGCCGATACCAAAGTAAAGATTGAAGAAATGAATCAAGCCATTTCCGTGCACAAAGATACA GTAATGTATAAAATCTTGGAATTGGTGTACGACATTAAGCCACAATTGCACATGAATTATCGCAATGAAATGTAA
- the LOC124952853 gene encoding protein LTV1 homolog, producing the protein MPKGKTKKFIDKKNSVTFHLVHRSQKDPLIADETAPQRVLVPAGETQATKLEKKPLDKKKRVEEQQKYGIYFDDDYDYLQHLKDVNTLDVEWVHVDPVNVNEDEKKKDCKLNLPSSVFASNVEEKVGLLNKAAPVSGLRLDIDPDIVAALDNDFDFDDPENELEDNFIELANAKCGDEEDLEDEEYEDEFSEEEDTDASSNGHMELSDEEKDELCSLNGPPQHSFKDEETKSRFTEYSMSSSVMRRNEQLALLDEKFDKLYSVYDDNEIGALDWDDIEGHIASDSSMVLQCAKEFEKLQKEDMENVAELMRERMKIIEQEYSSSDEDDLIKLFVDAREKDKWDCESIISTYSNIYNHPKLIVEQKAPRKIKIHSKTGIPKDVLDGSAGKLTSKALAQFNLQNKDTKSTDTRSVAETMKSTLSVLSVRPKDESPDERKTRKKALKEYRKERRIERKANKEAFKEEKKRQEKILLNTRQNIQGNRIL; encoded by the exons atg ccGAAGGGTAAAACGAAGAAGTTTATTGACAAGAAAAATTCAGTCACATTTCATTTAGTACATCGTTCACAAAAAGATCCATTGATAGCTGATGAAACAGCACCACAAAGAGTACTTGTGCCAGCTGGCGAAACACAAGCTactaaattagaaaagaaaccaTTGGATAAGAAAAAACGTGTAGAAGAACAGCAAAAATATGGAATATATtttgatgatgattatgactATTTGCAACATTTAAAAGATGTTAATACTTTGGATGTTGAATGGGTACATGTTGATCCTGTAAATGTTaacgaagatgaaaagaaaaaggattgtAAACTTAATTTACCATCATCTGTATTTGCTTCAAATGTTGAAGAGAAAGTTGGCTTGCTAAACAAAGCTGCACCAGTATCTGGTCTTAGATTAGATATAGATCCAGATATAGTAGCGGCATTGGataatgattttgattttgatgaTCCAGAGAATGAATTAGAAGACAATTTTATAGAATTGGCAAATGCTAAGTGTGGTGATGAAGAAGACTTGGAAGATGAAGAATATG AAGATGAATTTAGCGAGGAAGAAGATACAGATGCTTCAAGTAATGGTCACATGGAACTTtctgatgaagaaaaagatgaattaTGTAGCTTAAATGGTCCTCCTCAACATAGTTTCAAGGATGAAGAAACAAAGTCAAGATTTACAGAATATTCAATGAGTAGTAGTGTAATGAGAAGAAACGAGCAACTGGCACTGTTGgatgaaaaatttgataaa ttgtATTCTGTTTACGATGATAATGAGATTGGTGCTCTAGATTGGGACGACATAGAAGGACATATTGCATCTGATTCTAGTATGGTTTTACAATGTGCcaaagaatttgaaaaattacaaaaagaagat atGGAAAATGTAGCTGAACTTATgcgagaaagaatgaaaattatagaaCAAGAATACTCAAGTTCTGATGAAGATgatttaataaagttatttgtTGATgctagagaaaaagataaatgggATTGTGAAAGTATAATAAGCACAtacagtaatatttataatcatccTAAACTTATTGTAGAACAAAAA GctccaagaaaaataaaaattcattctaaAACTGGCATACCAAAAGATGTATTAGATGGATCAGCAGGAAAATTAACTTCAAAAGCATTAGCacaatttaatttacaaaataaagatACAAAATCGACAGATACACGATCTGTAGCAGAGACTATGAAATCTACTTTAAGTGTTTTAAGTGTAAGGCCCAAGGATGAATCTCctgatgaaagaaaaacaagaaaaaaagcattAAAAGAATACAGAAAG gaaagaagaatagaacgTAAAGCCAACAAAGAAGCAttcaaggaagaaaagaaacgacaaGAGAAGATATTGCTAAATACTAGACAGAATATTCAGGGTAATCGTATATTGTGA
- the LOC124952856 gene encoding ADP-ribosylation factor-like protein 6 isoform X1, whose protein sequence is MGLFDRLANLLGLRKKEVNVLVVGLNNSGKSTVINNFKHEDDRCIDIVPTVGFNVEKFSFKNVNFTAFDMSGHDRHRSLWEHYYKECHGIIFIIDSSDKLRLVVVKEELDMLLQHPDIAGRKLPILFLANKMDLPDSLTTVKLVSGLGLEKIQNKPWHIRATNAVTGEGLQPAIEWLTDQIRDIYINKRQ, encoded by the exons ATGGGGTTATTTGATCGGTTAGCTAATCTTCTAGGattaagaaagaaggaagtaaACGTTTTAGTAGTGGGGCTTAACAACAGTGGTAAGTCGACggtcataaataatttcaaacacGAGGATGACCGTTGCATAGACATAGTGCCCACGGTTGGGTTTAATGTCGAAAAATTCTCAT tcaaaaatgttaattttacCGCATTCGATATGTCGGGTCATGATCGTCACAGATCCTTATGGGAACATTATTACAAAGAATGCCATGggatcattttcataattgaTAGTAGCGATAAACTAAGATTAGTTGTCGTAAAAGAGGAATTAGATATGCTTCTTCAACATCCTGATATAGCAG GACGTAAATTACCAATTCTTTTCTTGGCAAATAAAATGGATTTACCTGATTCATTAACAACTGTTAAACTAGTCTCAGGCCTTGGActagaaaaaatacaaaataaaccATGGCATATACGTGCAACAAATGCCGTTACTGGTGAAGGACTACAACCGGCTATAGAATGGCTCACAGATCAAATCcgggatatatatattaataaaagacaataa
- the LOC124952856 gene encoding ADP-ribosylation factor-like protein 6 isoform X2, producing MGLFDRLANLLGLRKKEVNVLVVGLNNSVKNVNFTAFDMSGHDRHRSLWEHYYKECHGIIFIIDSSDKLRLVVVKEELDMLLQHPDIAGRKLPILFLANKMDLPDSLTTVKLVSGLGLEKIQNKPWHIRATNAVTGEGLQPAIEWLTDQIRDIYINKRQ from the exons ATGGGGTTATTTGATCGGTTAGCTAATCTTCTAGGattaagaaagaaggaagtaaACGTTTTAGTAGTGGGGCTTAACAACAGTG tcaaaaatgttaattttacCGCATTCGATATGTCGGGTCATGATCGTCACAGATCCTTATGGGAACATTATTACAAAGAATGCCATGggatcattttcataattgaTAGTAGCGATAAACTAAGATTAGTTGTCGTAAAAGAGGAATTAGATATGCTTCTTCAACATCCTGATATAGCAG GACGTAAATTACCAATTCTTTTCTTGGCAAATAAAATGGATTTACCTGATTCATTAACAACTGTTAAACTAGTCTCAGGCCTTGGActagaaaaaatacaaaataaaccATGGCATATACGTGCAACAAATGCCGTTACTGGTGAAGGACTACAACCGGCTATAGAATGGCTCACAGATCAAATCcgggatatatatattaataaaagacaataa
- the LOC124952854 gene encoding uncharacterized protein LOC124952854, whose amino-acid sequence MELNKSSSNNNNNDIKSSSEDSSSAERIKLEKEIEDLKLTVRQLRQKLKIVKLNNIKENLISNSTNNFVGTSNQDVSTNVNYELYRYSGLYCVHSARNEYLIGFNSSWKEQKQNLFAIQLLKRGKKIQIGKWVMPMSVDINQLLSEISLNTIYNIIPFVQNCKHHCNCYIFRLQQYQELKSSVDNLSNCNVQPNLGYTSFIIELLNVYDKINESYANITIYLCYDSKHVRPTEIKLEVIGSIKYDEQTEKQLRKSLKRFYSTDLQTAFDNILIDDNAQFTWTRVKKEDATLEINESSSSEYDLSNLETSQNKIYKRKRRRRVSQMKNKKKNKKDNINNKLNLQDTDRKIQKQSSQKEKYAEASTSKSMKIAHSHRLSKVQTKTVKSRSKNKSSLNNFTIGLRSEGKSESTSKMVQSKIKIKPLSIKLQKIMNNHTSTPIRSSKRNHTPFKELPKLDISDIVGIE is encoded by the exons atggAATTAAATAAGTCGtcttccaataataataataatgatattaaaagttCGTCCGAAg ATTCGTCAAGTgcagaaagaataaaattagagaaggaaatagaagaTTTAAAGCTTACTGTCAGACAATTacgacaaaaattaaaaattgtgaagcttaataatataaaagaaaacttaatTTCAAATAGCACAAATAATTTTGTTGGTACAAGCAATCAGGATGTGTCAACAAATGTAAATTATGAGTTGTACAGATATAGTGGATTATATTGTGTACATAGTGctagaaatgaatatttaattggaTTTAATTCATCatggaaagaacaaaaacaaaatctcTTTGCGATACAACTTCTCAAACGAGGCAAAAAGATACAGATAGGTAAATGGGTTATGCCTATGTCAGTTGACATAAATCAATTATTGTCTGAGATATCACTCAatacaatatacaatataatacctTTTGTACAAAATTGTAAGCACCATTgcaattgttatatatttagattGCAACAGTATCAAGAATTAAag TCTTCTGTTGACAATTTGAGTAATTGTAATGTGCAACCAAATTTGGGATATACatcatttataatagaattattaaatgtatatgatAAGATAAATGAAAGTTATGccaatattacaatttatttatgttatgaTTCTAAACACGTTAGACCAACTGAAATCAAACTTGAAGTAATTGgaagtataaaatatgatgAACAAACTGAAAAACAATTGAGAAAATCtctaaaaagattttattctaCTGATTTACAAACAgcatttgataatattttaatagacgATAATGCACAATTTACATGGACAAGagtgaaaaaggaagatgcTACATTAGAAATCAAT gaaTCCAGTAGCTCAGAATATGATTTGTCAAATTTAGAAACatctcaaaataaaatatataaaagaaaacggaGAAGAAGAGTatcacaaatgaaaaataaaaaaaagaataagaaagataatattaataataaattaaatctgcAGGATacagatagaaaaattcaaaagcaATCgtcacaaaaagaaaaatacgcaGAAGCAAGTACAAGTAAGTCTATGAAAATTGCACATTCTCATAGATTGTCAAAAGTGCAAACAAAAACTGTTAAGAGTAGATCAAAGAATAAATCATCTCTAAATAACTTTACCATTGGATTACGCTCAGAAGGAAAATCAGAAAGTACTTCCAAAATGGtacaaagtaaaataaaaattaaaccattatcaattaaattacaaaagataatgaataatCATACTAGTACTCCTATACGATCAAGTAAACGAAATCATACACCATTTAAAGAATTACCAAAATTAGATATAAGTGACATAGTTGGTAttgaataa
- the LOC124952856 gene encoding ADP-ribosylation factor-like protein 6 isoform X3, protein MLHLTKSKKPSGYLLLFLFKNVNFTAFDMSGHDRHRSLWEHYYKECHGIIFIIDSSDKLRLVVVKEELDMLLQHPDIAGRKLPILFLANKMDLPDSLTTVKLVSGLGLEKIQNKPWHIRATNAVTGEGLQPAIEWLTDQIRDIYINKRQ, encoded by the exons ATGTTACACCTCACAAAGTCCAAGAAACCAAGCggatatttattactatttctat tcaaaaatgttaattttacCGCATTCGATATGTCGGGTCATGATCGTCACAGATCCTTATGGGAACATTATTACAAAGAATGCCATGggatcattttcataattgaTAGTAGCGATAAACTAAGATTAGTTGTCGTAAAAGAGGAATTAGATATGCTTCTTCAACATCCTGATATAGCAG GACGTAAATTACCAATTCTTTTCTTGGCAAATAAAATGGATTTACCTGATTCATTAACAACTGTTAAACTAGTCTCAGGCCTTGGActagaaaaaatacaaaataaaccATGGCATATACGTGCAACAAATGCCGTTACTGGTGAAGGACTACAACCGGCTATAGAATGGCTCACAGATCAAATCcgggatatatatattaataaaagacaataa
- the LOC124952855 gene encoding peptidylglycine alpha-hydroxylating monooxygenase produces MNEKSLFLFVLLIGVVFKSIECSNVKKYSLLMPNVSPNVPELYLCTPVKVDPSRNYYIVGFEPNATMETAHHMLLYGCTKPGSTKSVWDCGEMAHSLNGQRETAVPCSEGSQILYAWARDAPRLNLPEGVGFKVGGDSPIKYIVLQVHYAHIDHFKDGSTDDSGVFLHYILHPLNKLAGVLLLGTGGVIPPRSTEYMETACVLKENKTIYPIAYRTHSHSLGRVISGYVIKPNWKWIELGKRDPLTPQMFYPVKNNVSITTHDQIAARCTMQNMRDTWTNIGPTNEDEMCNFYLMYYVENDEPLNMKYCFTPGPPVYYWENDELRNIPDKEASTL; encoded by the exons atgaatgagaagagtttatttcttttcgtactTTTAATTGGCGTTGTTTTTAAGTCTATCGAGTGTTCTAacgtgaaaaaatattctttacttATGCCGAATGTAAGCCCGAACGTg ccagaattatatttatgcacTCCGGTAAAAGTAGATCCAtctagaaattattatatagttgGCTTTGAGCCAAATGCTACTATGGAAACAGCTCACCATATGCTCTTGTACGGATGTACAAAACCTGGAAGTACCAAGTCTGTATGGGACTGTGGTGAGATGGCACATTCTCTTAATGGCCAACGTGAAACAGCTGTTCCTTGCAGTGAAGGATCTCAA atcTTGTATGCTTGGGCTAGAGATGCGCCTCGATTGAATTTACCAGAAGGTGTTGGTTTCAAAGTTGGAGGTGATTCTCCAATTAAATACATTGTTCTTCAAGTACATTATGCTCATATTGATCATTTCAAAGATGGTAGTACCGATGATTCTGGagtatttttacattatatattacatccaCTAAATAAATTGGCTGGTGTACTTCTTTTGGGAACTGGAGGTGTTATACCACCTAGAAGTACTGAATATATGGAAACTGCTTGTGTCctcaaagaaaataagactATATATCCTATAGCGTATAGAACGCATAGTCATTCTTTGGGTAGAGTAATTTCTGGATATGTAATAAAACCCAATTGGAAATGGATTGAACTTGGTAAAAGGGATCCTCTTACGCCACAGATGTTCTATCCtgtgaaaaataatgtttcgATAACGACGCACGATCAAATTGCAGCTCGTTGTACTATGCAAAATATGCGCGATACTTGGACTAATATTGGTCCTACGAATGAAGACGAAatgtgtaatttttatttaatgtattacGTTGAGAATGATGAGCCATTGAATATGAAGTATTGCTTCACTCCTGGACCTCCAGTTTATTATTGGGAAAATGatgaattaagaaatattcctGATAAAGAAGCATCGACATTGTAA